In the genome of Pseudomonas putida, one region contains:
- a CDS encoding Lrp/AsnC family transcriptional regulator, translated as MPDARSITLDEIDRQLISLLQINARESVATLARHLGIARTTVNSRLERLEKSKIITGYGVRLGQRMLGGGLQAYVGIKAQPRSGKDIVRRLSAMGQVQQLCAVSGEFDYVAWLSSDSPEQLDQLLDQIGSLEGVEKTTTSIILSNKVDRGQPG; from the coding sequence ATGCCCGACGCCCGCTCCATCACCCTCGACGAAATCGACCGCCAGCTGATCTCCCTGCTGCAGATCAATGCCCGGGAAAGCGTCGCTACCCTCGCCCGGCACTTGGGCATTGCCCGTACCACCGTCAACTCCCGCCTGGAGCGGCTGGAGAAGAGCAAGATCATCACCGGCTACGGTGTTCGTCTGGGACAACGGATGCTCGGAGGTGGTCTGCAAGCCTATGTGGGCATCAAGGCACAGCCGCGCTCAGGCAAGGACATCGTGCGGCGCCTGAGCGCCATGGGGCAAGTGCAGCAGTTGTGCGCGGTCAGTGGCGAATTCGATTATGTGGCATGGCTGAGCAGCGACTCGCCGGAGCAACTCGACCAGTTGCTCGATCAAATCGGCAGCCTGGAAGGCGTCGAGAAAACCACCACCTCCATCATTCTCAGCAACAAGGTCGACCGGGGCCAACCGGGCTGA